A genomic stretch from Bordetella sp. N includes:
- the pheS gene encoding phenylalanine--tRNA ligase subunit alpha: MTLLVDDLIAQAQERFAAAPDAAALENAKARFLGKEGALTVLLKGMAALTPEQKREAGARINQAKQQIETLLNQRRAELAQAELDARLASETIDVTLPGRGRAVGGIHPVIQTWQRVEAIFRSIGFDVADGPEIENDWTNFTALNNPENHPARSMQDTFYVDMNDDKGLPFLLRTHTSPMQVRYARMNKPPIKVIAPGRTYRVDSDATHSPMFHQVEGLWIAEDISFADLKGVYTDFLRCFFESDDLVVRFRPSFFPFTEPSAEIDMMFTSGPNRGRWLEISGSGQVHPEVVCNFGLDPERYVGFAFGSGLERLTMLRYGVNDLRQFYEGDLRFLRQFNE, translated from the coding sequence ATGACTCTTTTGGTCGATGACCTGATCGCTCAGGCGCAAGAACGATTCGCCGCGGCCCCCGACGCCGCCGCGCTGGAAAACGCCAAGGCGCGTTTTCTTGGCAAGGAAGGCGCCCTTACCGTGCTGCTCAAAGGCATGGCGGCGCTCACCCCCGAGCAGAAACGCGAGGCTGGTGCCCGCATCAATCAGGCCAAGCAGCAGATCGAAACGCTGCTGAACCAGCGCCGCGCCGAACTGGCGCAGGCCGAGCTGGACGCGCGCCTGGCATCCGAAACCATCGACGTCACCTTGCCCGGCCGCGGCCGCGCCGTGGGTGGCATCCATCCGGTGATCCAAACCTGGCAGCGTGTCGAAGCCATCTTCCGCTCCATCGGTTTCGACGTCGCCGACGGCCCGGAAATCGAGAACGACTGGACCAATTTCACCGCCTTGAACAACCCGGAGAATCACCCGGCGCGTTCGATGCAGGACACCTTCTACGTCGACATGAACGACGACAAGGGTCTGCCTTTCCTGCTGCGCACGCACACCAGCCCGATGCAGGTGCGTTATGCGCGCATGAACAAGCCGCCCATCAAGGTCATCGCTCCCGGCCGCACCTATCGCGTCGACAGCGACGCCACCCACTCGCCGATGTTCCATCAGGTCGAAGGGTTGTGGATCGCCGAGGACATCTCCTTTGCCGATCTGAAGGGCGTCTATACCGATTTCCTGCGTTGCTTCTTCGAAAGCGACGACCTGGTGGTGCGTTTCCGCCCCTCGTTCTTCCCCTTCACCGAACCTTCCGCCGAAATCGACATGATGTTCACCAGCGGGCCCAATCGTGGCCGCTGGCTGGAAATCTCCGGTTCCGGCCAGGTGCATCCGGAAGTGGTGTGCAATTTCGGGCTCGATCCCGAGCGCTACGTCGGCTTCGCGTTCGGCTCCGGCCTCGAGCGCCTGACGATGCTGCGCTACGGCGTCAACGACTTGCGCCAGTTCTACGAAGGCGACCTGCGCTTCCTGCGCCAGTTCAACGAATAA
- the rplT gene encoding 50S ribosomal protein L20 gives MPRVKRGVTARARHKKVINAAKGYRGRRGNVFRIAKQAVMRAGQYAYRDRRNKKRTFRALWITRINAACRELGVSYSVFIAGLKKASIDLDRKVLADMAVHDAAGFAAVVNQAKAALAA, from the coding sequence ATGCCTCGCGTCAAACGTGGTGTAACAGCCCGCGCTCGTCACAAGAAAGTTATCAACGCCGCCAAGGGCTATCGTGGCCGCCGCGGTAATGTATTCCGTATCGCCAAGCAGGCGGTCATGCGTGCAGGCCAATACGCCTACCGCGATCGCCGCAACAAAAAGCGCACGTTCCGTGCACTGTGGATCACGCGTATCAACGCGGCCTGCCGTGAACTGGGCGTTAGCTACAGCGTGTTTATCGCTGGCCTGAAGAAGGCTTCGATCGACCTGGATCGCAAGGTTCTGGCCGATATGGCTGTTCACGACGCTGCCGGCTTTGCCGCCGTGGTGAACCAGGCCAAGGCTGCCCTGGCTGCCTGA
- the rpmI gene encoding 50S ribosomal protein L35, whose product MPKMKTKKSAAKRFQVRGSGSIKRGQAFKRHILTKKTTKAKRQLRGSAAVHETNIASVKAMMPFA is encoded by the coding sequence ATGCCCAAGATGAAGACCAAGAAAAGCGCTGCCAAGCGCTTTCAGGTTCGCGGTAGCGGATCGATCAAGCGGGGTCAGGCTTTCAAGCGCCACATCCTGACCAAGAAGACCACGAAAGCCAAGCGCCAACTGCGCGGCTCGGCGGCCGTCCATGAAACCAACATCGCCTCCGTCAAGGCGATGATGCCTTTCGCTTGA
- a CDS encoding site-specific integrase translates to MPYALMFRWAACTGLRRFELCGLRDTDLQNAYNLPSGLTQLTLTRKGSRTVHVYAPNKLIDETNWYFVSDRPQHARPIDRGHIFLTPGGRKIDKGRLSNEFRRVADQIGSNATLHHLRHTYAVTLYRHLERHADNGAAINPLKTLQVLLGHAQTSSTEIYLRALEIDSSAVHSALAYLYGETQ, encoded by the coding sequence ATGCCTTATGCCTTGATGTTCCGTTGGGCAGCCTGCACTGGACTTCGTCGATTTGAACTATGTGGACTGCGGGACACCGATCTACAAAATGCGTACAACCTTCCCTCGGGCCTGACCCAGCTCACGTTGACGCGAAAAGGGAGCAGAACAGTCCATGTCTACGCACCGAATAAGCTGATAGATGAGACAAATTGGTACTTTGTCTCAGATAGGCCGCAGCATGCCAGGCCTATCGATCGCGGGCACATTTTTCTGACCCCCGGTGGCCGGAAAATAGACAAAGGACGTCTTTCTAACGAATTTCGAAGGGTGGCGGATCAGATAGGCTCAAATGCAACTCTTCATCATCTGCGGCACACCTACGCCGTGACCCTCTATAGACATCTGGAGCGGCATGCCGACAATGGCGCAGCAATCAACCCATTGAAGACACTACAAGTCCTTTTGGGACATGCTCAAACCTCCAGCACAGAAATCTATCTAAGAGCACTGGAAATAGACTCGTCAGCCGTACATTCCGCACTGGCCTACCTATATGGAGAAACGCAATGA
- a CDS encoding site-specific integrase, which produces MNHGKAEPPPDSTAILYDKFGHRRGALEFSRISRNKRVAAAFCTVFELETQHLALETRRQTWRCLLKLSRFLRENRLLSKAQLPRDLLLKWRNWLDLQPLAEATKQTLLNAITQLCTTTARIFPDIAPDGFDQNLRRFQRQPPAQSRTLSKEDLVAIVHACQREISAVEARLELGRHALMGCHADPRLVSALQDSTQMCTRILTQKDVLSRGRAFTKTVRDLGGVRYLQSLIYLRARDLISFYILLLLQSNGNPMAIRELRRDCVRQHPLRSDLSQLIWDKPRAGREQKVDFPTANRWAAPTLVTRLLSLNENLRHHASPEQSNYLFICLANGKVTIPIYQMLHLLLNNFIVSNKIADFDFKQLRSSGATLIFAQTADMAIVQKRLNHRDSATTERYVDHSLLSESRARTIRRFQGELVDLSRSGKQATQATINSYLGQSETVFGFSCKDPFAGIAQGSNEGQLCSQFSQCATCPGAIVVLDDLKVVAKLIATSRHLKTIGEKSINDGWSRRFHALYGSTLQTIEEELLPAVAPSIRKHAELVADSFPLPFLD; this is translated from the coding sequence ATGAATCATGGAAAGGCTGAACCGCCGCCGGATTCGACAGCAATTCTCTACGACAAATTCGGACATCGCCGGGGCGCTCTAGAGTTCAGTAGGATCTCGCGAAACAAAAGGGTCGCAGCGGCGTTTTGCACAGTATTCGAACTTGAAACACAACATCTAGCGCTGGAAACCCGCCGCCAAACTTGGCGCTGCCTGCTGAAGTTATCACGCTTCTTGCGAGAAAATCGCCTTTTGTCCAAGGCACAACTGCCGCGCGATCTACTTTTGAAATGGCGCAATTGGCTGGATCTCCAACCGTTGGCCGAGGCTACGAAACAGACTTTGCTCAATGCAATAACGCAACTATGCACAACGACTGCACGCATTTTTCCTGATATCGCGCCTGATGGATTCGATCAGAACCTGAGGCGATTCCAGAGACAGCCCCCGGCACAGTCAAGAACATTGTCGAAAGAAGACTTGGTGGCGATTGTGCATGCGTGCCAAAGAGAAATTAGTGCTGTTGAAGCAAGATTAGAACTGGGCAGACATGCCCTGATGGGCTGCCATGCGGACCCACGCTTGGTCTCAGCACTTCAGGACAGCACGCAAATGTGCACCCGCATCCTCACCCAGAAGGACGTACTCTCCCGCGGAAGGGCCTTTACAAAAACTGTCAGGGACTTAGGAGGCGTCAGATATTTGCAGTCCCTGATCTATCTTCGTGCCCGCGACTTGATCAGCTTTTACATACTGCTGCTGCTACAAAGCAATGGGAACCCGATGGCCATTAGGGAATTGCGTCGAGACTGTGTGAGGCAACACCCACTGAGGAGTGATTTGAGCCAGCTTATTTGGGACAAGCCGCGCGCAGGCCGTGAACAGAAAGTGGACTTTCCAACGGCGAATCGGTGGGCTGCTCCAACATTGGTTACGCGCCTTCTATCTCTCAATGAAAATCTCAGACATCACGCAAGCCCAGAGCAATCAAACTACCTTTTCATTTGCTTGGCCAACGGAAAAGTAACCATACCTATTTATCAGATGCTCCACCTTCTGCTAAATAATTTTATAGTTAGCAATAAAATTGCAGACTTCGATTTCAAACAATTAAGAAGTAGTGGAGCAACACTCATCTTTGCGCAAACTGCGGATATGGCTATAGTCCAAAAAAGACTAAATCACCGGGACTCAGCTACTACTGAACGCTACGTTGATCACTCGCTACTGAGTGAAAGCCGAGCTCGCACAATACGAAGATTTCAAGGCGAGTTGGTCGACCTGAGCCGCAGTGGGAAACAAGCAACGCAAGCAACTATCAACTCCTATCTTGGGCAATCAGAAACAGTCTTCGGATTTTCTTGCAAGGATCCTTTTGCCGGGATCGCGCAAGGCAGCAACGAGGGACAACTATGCAGCCAATTTAGTCAATGCGCCACATGCCCAGGCGCCATAGTGGTGCTTGATGATCTGAAAGTTGTGGCGAAACTCATCGCCACGTCCAGACATCTGAAAACGATCGGCGAAAAATCAATCAACGACGGATGGAGCAGGCGTTTCCATGCACTCTACGGCTCCACATTGCAGACTATTGAGGAAGAGCTACTACCAGCAGTTGCGCCATCGATCCGTAAACATGCGGAGTTAGTCGCTGATAGCTTCCCACTGCCCTTCTTGGACTGA